Proteins from a genomic interval of uncultured Fusobacterium sp.:
- the rpsT gene encoding 30S ribosomal protein S20, whose translation MAHSRSAKKRVLVAERNRERNQAVKSRVKTMTKKVLTTVDTKDVEAAKAALSVAYKELDKAVSKGIMKKNTASRKKARLAAKVNAL comes from the coding sequence TTGGCACATTCAAGATCAGCTAAAAAGAGAGTTTTAGTAGCAGAAAGAAACAGAGAAAGAAATCAAGCAGTAAAATCTAGAGTTAAAACAATGACTAAAAAAGTTTTAACAACTGTAGATACTAAAGATGTAGAAGCAGCAAAAGCAGCTCTATCAGTAGCTTACAAAGAATTAGATAAAGCAGTAAGCAAAGGAATCATGAAGAAAAATACAGCATCTAGAAAGAAAGCAAGATTAGCTGCTAAAGTAAACGCACTATAA
- a CDS encoding HAD family hydrolase produces the protein MIKLIALDVDGTLSNGKIYTDDKDNNLKAFDVKDGFAIAQWIKEGGIVAIITGKSSNIVQRRADELGIQEVAQGISNKVQEMEKLITKLGITLDEVAYMGDDINDLGVMRMVKIAAAPKNSAAEVLERVHFISTKDGGDGAVREFIEFLMKENGTWENVINRFLNQK, from the coding sequence ATGATAAAATTAATAGCTTTAGATGTGGATGGAACATTATCAAATGGAAAGATATATACAGATGATAAAGACAACAACTTAAAGGCTTTTGATGTTAAAGATGGATTTGCAATAGCTCAATGGATAAAAGAGGGTGGAATAGTTGCAATAATTACTGGAAAATCTTCTAATATTGTACAAAGAAGAGCAGACGAATTAGGAATCCAAGAGGTAGCTCAAGGGATATCAAATAAAGTTCAAGAGATGGAGAAATTAATAACTAAATTAGGTATAACTTTAGATGAAGTAGCATATATGGGAGATGACATCAACGATCTTGGTGTAATGAGAATGGTAAAAATTGCAGCAGCTCCTAAAAATAGTGCAGCTGAAGTTTTAGAGAGAGTTCATTTTATTTCTACTAAAGATGGTGGAGATGGAGCAGTAAGAGAATTCATTGAATTTCTAATGAAAGAAAATGG